The sequence AGGACGAGGACCACCCCAACGCCGACAACACCAACGTCGAGAAGCTGGAGATCCTGTGGGCATCCGGCGACCGCCTGCAGACGCTCCAGACCAACGGCGCGGTCGACTTCAACGCCGGCGCGGTCACGCCCAGCGGGTCGATGAACCGCGAGACGCTCCCGGACCACATGCAGGAGGTGACCCGCTTCCTCGACGCGGTCGCGGGCCACGTCTGGAAGCTCAACATGCGCGACGAACACCTCCAGAACCTCTGGGTGCGCCGCGCGCTGGTCGAGGCCATCGACTGGGAAGCCGTCGCCGCCAACGGCTGGGGCGAGGAGTCGTCGATCGTCACCGAACACGACACGTTCCTGCTGGACGCCCAGTCCGAGAGCACGTTCTCCGACGAGTTCCTCGACCAGCTGCACACCTACTCCCGCGAGCAGAACCTCGAAAACGCCAACGAGTACATGCGGCGGGCGGGCTACAGCAAGGAGGGCGACCAGTGGGTCGACCCGTCGGGCAACCCCGCCGAGATCGACCTGATGCAACACTCCGGCGGGACGGGCTACGTCCAGGGCTGTCAGACGGTCCGGGCGAACCTCGCCAACTGGGGCTTCGGCGTCAACTTCAGCACGGTGAACTACTCGACGTGGTCGAACAACATGGACCCCAACAGCGGGCTCAACTACGACTCGACCATCTTCTGGGCCGGGACGAACAACGTCTTCGGCTACTACACCGACCGCGGCGCGTGGTGGGGCGAGACGCTGCTGGGCGGCAGTCCCACCGCCGAGTCGCCCTACCGGCTCACCGAGGACGACGACTACGACACCCAGGGCCGGCCCGTCCACTGCGAGATCCCCAGCGAGGTCGGCTCCATCGAGGCGCCCGACCAGGCCGGGCTCGAACCGGACCTGGAGAACGGCGAGGAGGTCGACATGTTCGAGGTCGTCCAGAAGATCCAGCAGCCGGGCAACTCCGAGGAGGAACTCATGGAGCTGTACCGCACCTGCGCCCGGTGGTACAACTTCTACCTCCCGAACTTCGTGTTCCGCCAGGGGCTCTCCGGCGCCTGGGGCAACGTCCGGGACTTCGACTGGCCCCCCGCTGACAACAGGGCGCTGGACTTCAAGCGCGCCGGGGTCGTCGACGCCTCCGTCCTCGGCGGCGTGACCCAGGCCAGCTACGACACCGAGTTCCAGCCGCCGGAGTGAGCCCGTCGCGAGCCGCCGCGAATCGACGCTGAGCCGATCGAATTTTCGCTGTGTCACCTCGCCGCCGAGGCGTCACCTGCCGGTCCCCGACCCATCGGAACCGTCGAGACGCCGACACGGCCGCGTTCCGGCGCGGACAGCAGTCGCGAGCGAACCGCGCGACGCCTCGATAGCCCTCCCGCGGGGCAGCGATACAGACCGGAGGCCACGTCCGGTCGCCGCCCCTGATTCGCCCCGAAACGTCTGATTCGGCGATCGGGACCGTTCGGCGATCGACGCCTCGCTTCCCGAGTCCGACTGTCCGCCTAGACCGAACCGCCCTCCACAGCGTCCCCCACGTCAACGAGTAACACAAGCTTTCCACTATCGCTGGAATGCGCTCATAGCGGGAACGTCCGTTGTGATCCTCCGACAGCGTCGAGGTCGAGCACAGCGACAGTTCATACCGGTACCTCTCCACACAGATCCCGGCGGGAATAGATTACAGACATAATACTGGAATTTCGGGAGAGAATCCAGTAATGATGGAACCACGCAGGCGGCTCGTCCCGCCACTCCGGGAGCCCAACCGCCGTGAACCCTCGACCCGCGTTGTCCACAGAGTTACCAAATCGACAGTATATATTTGATTCCTATCTTTCTGGGTCTGTCGAGGCGGGCCGAACGCCCGTAATCGAGTCGGGAACGGCGCACGAGGGGCGACGGCGAGGTCGAGACCAGAACGCCACTCAAAGCGGCCTGCACCCGTCGGATATCCGTTCCCCGATCTCGGCCGACCGGGTGGCGCTGACCGTCCATCGAACGGTCGAAGCCGTGGACACTCGTCCGTCGAAAACGGACATAGTTCGGGAGAGGTGGAAAATATCGACATTTCCCCGAGATCAACAGGAGATCGGATTTTCCCGGAGGGACCAGTTCCACCGACCGAAGAGGACGAACACGGTCAGTAAAGACGTTTATTCTGACTATAATAGAGAATCAAAATGTATCGTATGTTTCGTCGATCCCCGTGAATTCGAATCCGAGCGAAGAGTCGGGGGCGCCGACTGGGGCGGGAGATGCGTCTCCCGGCTGGCGCCGTAACGCGCGATAGCGGACGGTTCGACTCCCGGGCGAACGTCAGTCCGGTCTCACCGTGAAGGGGCGGGAACTCGCCCCTCACGTCAGTCCTGTGGCCGGGATACTCTCCCCGTGTCTGCCCCGATCGCGAGCGCGGATCGATCCCCCGGTGTCAAACTCCACGGGACGACCGACGAGCCTCCCGGCTCGCCACTCGTTGCGGGGGAGTCACCGACCGCCTCGTCGAGTCGCGCCGTCAGGCCGTCGGTGATCCGGCCGACTCGTAGCCTGCGGTGGCGGTCAGCGACCGGGAGCCGCACTTGCTGCACTCCGGAGCTTCGAGGTCGGTGACCTGCTGTACGTGCTGGCAGTCCTCACAGACGACTTCGCGCATGGCTACACCACTGTCTCAGACCCCCTTGAAGGGGGAACGACGTTGCCCGGATTCCGGACAGTTCGAACCGTCCCACCCGGCGATGGGGACCTCATAATCCGGCGAGAGACGCGCGGAAGGTGCCGTTGCGGGACCGCGCCTGTTTCGACGAGGAGGAGCGCTCTACGGTTCGATATCGGTGCCATAGGAAGTGATTTTCCGCCGGTAATTTCCGGTTTCGAGGGTCGGGGCGCAGGCTAGCGGGACACCGTCTGAGCGCGGTGATCGCGACAGCGCCGGCCCGGGAGCGAACGGGAGTAAGATCGTGCTTCGGTCGACGGAGCGGTCGGGACGGCGGTCGTTCACCGGAAACGCGGTGTGGGGCCGGGCCGAGATCCGGACGAGGATCTCCAGGGGAACGTATTTGTGGACCGATGCGCAGTAGTCGGTAATCAGATGGCAGTGCTGGACGACCTCTCGGGGTTCGAGTTCGAGGACCTGATGGAGGACGTGTTCCGGAACCTCGGGTACGAGCGGGTGCGCCAGGCGTCGAAGACCGCCGACGAGGGGCGGGACATCCTGATGGAGGAGGTCGTGGACGGGCGTCGCCGGGCCGTCATCGTCGAGTGCAAGCACACGGAGTCGGTCGGGCGCCCGGTCGTCCAGAAGCTCCACTCGGCGATCGCGACGTTCGAGTTCGACGGGCCGAAACGCGGGATGGTCGTCACGACGGGCCGGTTCACCGGGCCCGCCGAGGCGTACGCGGCCGACCTCCGGGAGCGGGACGACCCCTATCCCATCGAACTCGTCGACGGCACCGACCTGCGTGAGATCGCCGAGGAGGTCGGACTCGACCTGTACAACGGGCGGATCGAGATCCTCTGCGACGAGACGCTGCGGCCGTTCGACCCCGCGGGCGGCGTGCACCGGCCGGTCGAGACCGCGCTGCGGGACGTCGAGAACCTCGACCCGGCGACGCTGCCGCGGCCCCACGCCGAGGTGACCTTCCGGCCGGTGGTGTCGGTCACCGCCGACGCCGACGCCGTGTTCGAAACGTCGGTCGGGGTGATCCACCGCGTCGACGACCGGACGACGCTCGTCGTCCACGCCGACCGCGGGCACCCGGAGGTCGCGGGCGGGACCGTCGCCCGACTCGTCGAGAACAACTCCCACGCGCGGGTCGACCTGGACGACGAGTTAGTCGAAGCGTTCGACGCCGTGACCGAGCGTCGGTTCGGCCAGACGGAGACGGAGTACAGGGAGTGGGCCGTCGAGCGCCTGTGCGAGCGGTACGCGACGACGGTCACCTACACCGGCGACAACAACGTGACCTACGAGAAGACCTGCGAGCCCAACCAGTCGGACATCTCCGTCCGCGCCATCGACCCGGTGTACCTCCCGCAGGTCCGCCAGACCGTCGAGTCGGGCGAGTACACGTACCCGCTGGAGTACTACGCGGCCGGGCCTTCCCGGGCCACGATCGAAGACGGGATCCATCGCTGCGTCCACTGCGAGACGGCGGGCGACGACGAGACCTACACCTACTGCGAGAACTGCGGGAGCATCAGCTGTCCGAGCCACGTCAGGACCGAACGCCTGGAGGGCGAGCCGGTGTGTACGGGCTGTGCCGTCACCGGGCGGTTCGCGCTGAAGACGAAGTACTTCTACGACGAGGCAAACCGCGAGGCCTTCCGCGAGGAGTACGAGGCCATGCCGGTCCACGAGAAGGCACAGGAGAACGTGCCCCTGGTCGTCGGCGCCGTGGCGACGGCGCTGCTGGCGTTCGTGGCACTCGTCGTCTCGACCGGGCTGGTCTGAGCGAACCGTCCGTCGCGATACGCGGTTCCGAACGAACGACGGAGGCGCCTGCGCTGGCGCGCCCCTCGGAGCCGTATGTAACAAACGCGTTCGCTCTCCCGAGTATCGTTACAGAAGACAGTACGGAAGCAGTCCTCCAGTCGGCGGATCTCGGGGATAGCCGCTGCGAGGGCGCCGCCGAAACGACGGCGGTCAGACCACCGTGAACTCGTAGGTCCCGGCGCCGACCTCGACCAGGAGGTCGCCGTCGTCGCGGGCGGTTTCGGTCACGCCCTCGGGAAGCGATCCGTCCACGGGCGAGCCCGACTCGCGAACGGTCGCGTCGGCGGCGTCGGGGAGTCGAACCGTCGCCGTCCCGTTCCAGGGGACGGTCACCGACAGCGAGTAGCCGTCGTCGGTGCGCTCCCACGCGCTCGCGAGATCGCCGTTAGGCGTCTCGACGCTGGCCTCCGCCCAGTCGAGGTCGTCGACGAGCGCCGGGGCGATCTCGACGTGGGCGGTCACGGGCTCGTCGCCGATCCGGATCCCCGCGAGCACCTCGTAGAAGAACTCCGAGACGTGGGTGAACGGCGAGTGGTTGAGCGAGTTCATCCCGGAGCCGACGGCTTCGTCGGAGTCCCACCGCTCCCACATCGTCGTCGCGCCCTGCCGGGCCATGTACACCCAGCCCGGCCGCTCGGGCTGGCTGACGACCTCGTAGGCCACGTCGGCGTAGCCGTGAGCGGCGAGCGTGTGGATCAGCGGCCGCGTGCCGAGGAACCCAGTCCGGAGTTTGCCACCGTCCGAGCGTACTTTTTCGGCGAGGTTGGCGGCGACGCGGTCGACCTCCTCGTCGGGGACCAGCCCCAGAAAGAGCGGGACGGCAAAGGACGACTGCGTGCCGGGGCCGAACTCGCCCGCGTCGGCGTCGAAGAAGCGGTCGCGGAACGCCGCCGCGACATCGTCGGCCCGGTCGCGGTAGCGCTCGGCGTCCGCGTCGTTGCCGAGGACGCCGGCGACCTTCGCGAACGTCTCGGTCACCTGGTAGAGGAACGCGGTGTTGAACAGGTCGTGAGGGAGGCCGCGCCGGGGTTCCTCGGGGTCGGTGTTCTCGAAGGCGAGCCAGTCGCCGTACTTGCCGTACTCGCCGGGGAGGACCCCGTCCTCGGCGACCGAGAGCCAGTAGTCGACGTAGTCGCCCATTCCCTCGTAGTGCTCGCGCAGGATCCCCAGATCGCCGTCGTGGCGGTAGCAGTACCACGGGAGCATCACGCGGGTGACCGACCACGTCGGGTCGGCGGGGTCCTCCGGCGACTTGTCCGGGATCACGTCGGGGACGTAGCCCATCTCGGAGGCGGCGTCGGCGTGGTCGCGCTGCCACTTCTCCTCGAAGCGGACGGCGTCGAAGTTGAAGAGGAGCGCCCGCGTGGATATCTGGGCGTCGCCCGTCCAGCCGAACCGCTCGTCGCGCTGGGGGCAGTCCTCCGGGATCCCGTGGGTGTTGCCCCGCAGGCCCCAGACGGCGTTGTGCTGGACCGCCGAGAGGTCGTCGTTCGAGCAGTCGAAGCTCCCGCGGCGGTCCATCGCCGTGTGGACGACCTTCGCGGTCACGTCCTCGGGGCTCAGTTCGCCCGGGTACCCGGATATCTGCGCGTAGCGGAACCCGTGGTAGGTAAACCGGGGTTCGTAGGTCTCGCGGTCGTCGCCACGGGCGAGGTAGGTGTCGGTCGCGTCGGCGCTGCGGAGGTCGGTCGTCGAGAGGTCGCCCGCGTCGGTCAGCGCCTCGGCGTGGCGGACCGTGACCTCGTCGCCGGCGTCGGCGCCCTCGACCGCGAATTCGACCCAGCCGGTGAGGTTCTGCCCGAAGTCGAGGATCGGTCCCTCGGGGTGGTCGCGGACGGCCTCGGGCTCGAACGTCTCGACGACGCGCATCGACTCGACGCGCTGGGGGCGCAGCGTGCCGCCCGCCGCGTCGACGACGGCCGCGGAGTCCCAGTCTGCGTCGGGGTCCCCGGCGCTGGAGTCGCCGTCTCCGTCGTCGCCGTCCGCCCCCGGGGCGGCCCAGCCTGGTCGTTCGCGCCGGGCATCGTAGACCTCCCCGTCGTAGATGTCGTTTTCGACGATCGGGCTCTCCGCCGCCGCCCAGTCCGGTCCGGTCGCGATCCGGCGGGTCCGTCCGTCAGCGAACTCGACGGTGAGCACCGCGCGGGCGCGGGGCGACCCGTCGGCCAGCCAGTGGGCGCTGCGCTTGGCGAACCAGCCGCGGCCGAGCCAGATCCCGAGCGCGTTTTTCCCCGCTTTCAGCCGGTCGGTCAGGTCGTGAGTCGCGTAGGTGACGCGGGACTCGTAGTCGGTCCAGACGGGGTCGAGCCGGCGGTCGCCGACGCGGTCGCCGTTGCAGTACAGCTCGCCGTAGCCGACGGCGGCGACGTGGACCCGCGCCGCGCCGACCTCGCCGTCGAGGTCGAACTCCCGGCGGAGCAGCGGCGACGCCGCGGCCATCCGCGACTCGGTGACGCCGTTCACGAGGTGCTCGCGTCCCCAGGTATCGGTCTCGACGCTCGACGAGGCGGCCACGTCGCCGCCGCGGGCGAGGTCGGTCCCGTCGAACCCCTCGACGGTGAGCCCGGCCAGGGCGAAACAGGCCCACTCGTCGTGGGACTCGACGCGTCGGTCGGGCCCGTCGGCGGAGGACGGGTCCCCGGAGGCGGGCGTCACGGTGGGAAGGTCGGTCGCGGTGACGCGGACGTACCGGCCGCGGGCGTCACCGGCGTCGTGGGTCCGTGTGCGGACCGCCCGCTCCGGCTGGCCGTCGGTCGACCCGGCGTCGGCGACCGAGTCGGTCGATACCTCGGCGACCGTCGTCGCCGCGTCGAAGTCGGGGTCGTCGGCGACTTCGACGCGATAGCCCTCAGGGAAGCCGAACGCGGCGAGCGGGTCGTCGTCCCACGATGTCGTGACCGCGTAGTCGTCGGGCGTCCGGACGACCGTGACCGGGTCGGCCGGGTGGAGTTCGATCTCGGCGATGTCCCGTCGCTCCCCGAGGTCGACCCGGACCCACGGGTCGTCACGGTCGCCCACATCGTCGGCGTCGCCGGCCGCGCTCGGGTCGGCAGTCGCGTCCGGATCCCGCCACCGGCTGCGCCAGCCGTCCGTGTCGCCCTCGCCGGGCTGGTGGGTGATCCACTCGCCGCGCCAGTCCTCGGGGGCCAGCGCCGTCGCGAACTCCGCGGGGTCGGCCCACGGCGTCTCGCCCGCGTCGGTCCACAGCCTCACCGACCAGTAGTAGGTCGCGTCCGCGGCGAGGTCGGGACCGCCGTAGGCGACGCTCGTCGCGCGCTCCGAGTCGACCCGCCCGGAGTCCCACAGGTCGCCGCGACCGGCCGCGACCCGCTCGCGGTCGCGCCCGACCACGACCCGGTAGGCGGTCTGGTGCGCGCCGCGCCGTTCGGTCGCGATACGCCAGCCGAATCGGGGTGTGTCCGTCGGGTCGACGTTGCCCGGCGCCCGTTCGTACTCGACGGCCAGGGCCGTCGGCGCCGGCGAGCTCCGGTCGTCCGCTGTGTCGTTCATGGACTGTGGCGCGCGGCCAGTCACGTAAAGCGTCGGGACCCGGCACCCGTCGCCGGCTGCCGACTGTGTCGCCGCGGGAGCGCGGCTTCTCCACTCCCCGCCGGATCGAGGGATTGAACCGCTCCGGGCCCGTGGAACCGGCAATGGCAGAGCGCACGTACCGGTGCTCGAACTGCCTCGACAGCACCGTCGCGCGGGACTTCGACGTGTCGCACCTCTCGGTGACCTGCGAGGACTGCGGGGAGTTCGCCCGGTTCGTCAACGACGACGTGTTCGAGCAGTACCGCGCCTTCGAGGACTCGCCGCCGGAACACCTCGACTGGGACCGGCTCGACCGCGCCGAGAAGTTCCTCGTCAGCGACCAGGTCGTCCGCGAGGGCCGGTCGATCGAGGACTTCGAGATCACCGAGGGGTAGCTCGTCGGGCCGAACCCTTGCCGGCGAAGGCGGTTCCGAGAGAGGACCGAAGCCCGGGAACGCTCGACACCGCGTCCGTCGAAGAAAGCCAGCGGGACCGTCCCGAACGGTTCGACGCGACCCGTCCCCGGAACCAGTGGGCCTGAAACGCCTCAGTCGGCGTCGTCCGCCGTCTCCTCGCCGGCGTCTTCGACGAGAGCTTTGCGCGGAGCTCGTCGCGGCGGTGGACGACCGTCACCGAGTCGGCGAACTTCGCGAGGAACAGCGCTTCTTCCATCGCGCTGTCGCCGACGACGACGAGCACGTCGTCGCCGCGGTGGAACGCGCCGTATCAGCTCCGTCCCGCCGACGCCCTCGGGGAACCCGAGGTAGTTCTCGACATCGGTCGTCAGCGTCAGCTGGCCGCCGGGCTCGTCGCCCTCCAGGACATGGCCGACGCCGACATCCAGCTCCTCGTCTAATCACCGATGAACGAACTCGAAGGCCGGTTCCCCACGTCGTCGATGCCGTCGCGGAGGCAGAGGGCGTCGAGCCAGCGACACTCGACCCGCCGCTAGCAGAGATCGTTGACCCGGACGCGCTCGAAACGTTGATCGAGGATTCCACGGCGTCTGACCTCGAGGTTCGGTCCGCGTATCGTGGTCACGACATCGTCGTCGACGACAGCGGTCGCGTACAGGTCGACTGAAGCGGACGGAACTTCTCTCCGATAGCGGATCCACCGACGGCCACTCCAGCAGCGCCGTCCGATTTCAACGAGTCGTCTCCGAGAAACTATCGTAGCAGGGGCAGCGGAGAACGGTGGTCGCGTCAGGACCACTCCGATTCGAGGGCGTCCAGTAGCTTCTCGATCTCGGCGTGCGTGTTGACCGCGTGGACAGACGCGCGGACGGCATCGGGCGTCGGCAAGGCACGAACGACGATTCCCTCCGACGCGAGTCGGTCGACCGTCGCTTCGGGGTCGTCCACGTCGATTGTCACGAGTCCTGACTCGGGATCCGAGGGACTGAGAAGGCGGTCCTCGGGGACGCCATCGGCCAGCTGGCCGGCCAATTGCTGGCTCCGGTCGGCGATACGGTCGACGCCGACCTCGTTGATCGCGTCGATGGCCTCGCCCAGAGCGACGTGCGGAGCCGGGTTCGACGACCCGACCTCGAATCGACGGGCCCCGGCCGCGAACTCGTAGGGGTCCGCAGTCGGCGTTTCGACGCTCCGGTAGCCGACTGTGGCGGGCCGGAGCGCTTCAGCAGCGTTGCGGTCGACGTAGAGGAAGCCGCCGCCCCACAGCCCCAGCAGCCACTTGTGTCCGGCCGCCGCGACTGCGTCCGCGCCCCACTCGCCGACATCCATCGGGAGCTGTCCCGGCACCTGCACGGCGTCGACGAGGGCGAACGCGCCGGCCTGGTGAGCGATGTCGACGAGGTCGCCGACGGGCAACCGGGTACCGTGCGTCCAGGTCACGGCGCTGAAACACGCCAGCTTCGCGCCGTCGACGGCCTCGGCGAAGGCGTCGCGGTCGACGCGGCCGCGCTCGGTTTCGACGACGCGAACGTCGACGCCCTCCTGTTCCAGGCGTTGCCACGGGAGCGTTCCGGCCGGGTGTTCGAGGTCGGTTCGAACGACGGTATCGCCGGGCTCCCAGTCGATGGCGTTCGCGACGGCGTTGATGCCCGCGGTCGTGCTCTCCGTGAGCGCGATCTCGTCGTCGTCCCCACCGACAAAGGTGGCGACGCGCTCCCGTACTCGGTCGTACGCGTCGAACGCCACCTCGTAGGGGTCGTTTCGCGTGCTCGTTTCGTACTCGTGTGACCGCACGAACTCGTCGGCGGCCTCGACGACGTACTGCGGACTCGGCCCGTGAGCGCCGAAATTCATGTAGACGTCCTCGTGCAGGGCGGGCGTGTCGGCGCGGAGCTCTCTGGGGTTCATCTCGTTCTCCGAGAATTAGTCGCTGTACCGGGCGATCAGGTCTCGAAGCGACTGTTCGGTCTGGCCGCCGCGGAGTCGTTTCACCGGCTCGCCGTCCACAAACAGGACGAACGTGGGCGTGCTCTGGGCACCGAACTCGATCGCGGTTTCGAGATTGGATTCGATGTCGACCGTCAGGACCGTCGCGTCCGTGTCGACGGCGATCGTCTCGAGAACCGGCTCCATCCGTTTGCAGGTGCCACACCACTCCGTGTAGAACTCCACGAGCGCGACGCTGCTGTCTTCGACGATCGTTTCGATGTCGGAATCACCGAGCGAAACCACGCTGTCCGTCTCTACTGTCTGTGTTGCCATTACCGGACTCTACGCACCGGATGTTTAATAGTCTTGGGCTAACCACACAATAGTATTGGGGCGGTCGATCCTCGTCTGCATCGAGTGGGAGAGTGACCCGGATCGGGGAGTACCCGTTAGCGTGACTCCTCGGTGGATTGCGCACGGCCGAGCGCACCTGCAAGTGCCAGCAGATAGCCCAGCCCGTACTGGACGTCCGGATCACGTAATCCGCGAAGCAGGCCAACGGCCCCAACCTGCTCGGGGGAGTTCCGCTCCGCTTCACCGACGCTCTCCAGCAGCCGTTCGATGCCGTCGCGGGTGTCGTCGTCGGACGCCGTCTGCGCGACCTCACTGAGCGCGGCACCGGTGCCGGCTAGCGACGTGACCATCTCGTCGTCGAGCGCCGCGGTCGCCAGCGACCCGACCTCGGCGAGTTCGGCCAGCTCGTCGAGCGTGCCGCTGCGCTGGAGCGCGAGCAACGTATCGAGTGCGTCCCGCAGTTCGTCGCCGTTCTCTCCGACCGTCTCGGCGAGCGCCACGGTCTCGTCGGTCGCCAGCCCGTCGGCCGACTCCGCCAGCGTCGATCCCGTGGCCGAGAGCTCCCGGACCATCTCGTCGTCGAGTGCGCTCTCGCCCAGCGAGAGCACGTTCAGGAGCTCGTTGACCGCGTCGAGGTGGTCCACAAACTCGGCGACCGCCTCGGGGTTCTGTTCGATCGCCGCCTCCAGCTCGGACCGCTCGGGACTCTGCTGGTCGGACATGGTCAGAGCAGTCCCCGTGCAGTCAGCCAGTAGGACTCGTTGTACGCCAGCTTCGACCAGTGGAGTTTCTCCGAGGGCGGCGCCGGCGACGGCGGAGTCTCGTAGTCGAACTCGACGAACGACGCCGCGTCCATTCCGGTCTCGATGAAACACAGCGTCTTCCCGTCGTAGGTCGCCGTCGCCGGGAGGCCGCGGATCTCGCTGGCGAGCCGCTGGCCGACGACGCCGGCCTGGTAGTGGGCGACGCTCCCGGCGTTCGGGACGCCGGTATCGGCGGTGTCCCCGAGCGCGTAGACGTTCTCGGCGGCCTCGGCTTCCAGCGTGTGTTTGTCGACGTCGACCCAGCCATCGTCGCCAAGGCCGGCTTCCTCGATCAGGTCGACGCCGCCGTGGGGTGGAATGGTTACGAGGAGGTCGTAGTCGAGTTCGGTCCCCTCCATCGACGTGATCGTTTCCGCCTCGGGGTCGACCGACTCGGCGTTGAAGAACGTCTCCACCTGGATGTCCCGTTCCTCCATGATGGGCTGGGCCCACTCGGCAATGTGGGGGTTGCCATGGACGCGCTGTATCGGGTACGTGTAGGTGATGTCGACGTCCTCACGGAGGCCGCGCTTGCGGAACCAGTCGTCAGCCATGAAGACGAACTCCAGCGGCGCAGCCGGGCACATATGGGGGGTTCCGATAACACTCAACACGAGCTCGCCCTCCGTGAACTCCAGTAGTTCCTCGCGCAGGTCGGTCGCGCCCGACTCGCTGTAGTAGTTGTGACCGCCCTCCGCGAGGCCGGGGATCTGGTCGGGCTCCAGCGTCGACCCGGTCGCCAGCACGAGGTAGTCGTACTCGATCGGCGAGGTGGCCCCGCGGAATCGGAGTCGCTGGCCGTCGGTGTCGATGTCGGTCACGCGGTCGATCCGGAGGTCGACGGCGTCGTCGACGAGTTCGCCGAGGCGGCGCCGACCGTCTGTCGGTTCGCGCTTGTCGAACGGCACGTACAGCCAGACCGGTTTGTAGACGTGGTCGGGGTCGTCGTTGACCAGCGTAACGCGAACGTCGCCGGCGTCGAGTTCCGAGTCGAGCCGGTCGGCGAGGTCGTTCGCGAGGACGGTCCCGCCGGTCCCGCCGCCGACGATGACGACGTGCTCGGTCATGCTTTCTCCACGTAGAACGCGTTGTGGTCGTCGCGTTCCTCGACCGTGAGCAGTTCGTTGCCGGCTTCCTCGACCCACTCGGGCACGTCGGTGAGCGACTGGTCGTTGTCGCTCAGGAGTCGGATCACGTCCCCCGACTCGGCGCTCCGGATCGTTCCGATGAGGTCCATCAGCGGACCGGGGCAGGCTGCGCCTCTGGCGTCGACCGTATCGTCAGGCTCGATGTCGGTCACGGATATCTCACAGGAAGCAGTTGGGAACGGGCAGTATTAGTATTGTATTTGTGTTCCAAGATTCTGAAAATCCGTGGGTGGGGGTGGGTTATCGGATGGCGATCGGAGAACCGAAGGGCGGGTTGCGCGACTACCGCTCGAACACGAGCGCGTAGTGGTACGGCGGCAGCTCGACCTGTCGGTCACGCTCGAAGGGGGCCGCCGAGAGTACGGCATCTTCGGTTTCGCCGGGCGTCATCCGAAGCTCCGTCGGGGGCCCCCGGGGTTCACCGCCGACGGTCGTCGTCTCCCGCGGGCGTTCGTGCCAGTTGATGACGATCAGGCGCCCGTCGGACTCGATGGCTTCGAACGCTTGCTCGACCAATCCCGACTGGTCGTCGACGCCGTGGAACGTGTTCGCCACGACGAGCGTGGTAACTGGTTCGGGGAGGACTTCGGTCAGGTTCCGGGCGTCACCGTGAATCAGAACGACGTTCTCGATGTC comes from Halosimplex halophilum and encodes:
- a CDS encoding thioredoxin family protein yields the protein MATQTVETDSVVSLGDSDIETIVEDSSVALVEFYTEWCGTCKRMEPVLETIAVDTDATVLTVDIESNLETAIEFGAQSTPTFVLFVDGEPVKRLRGGQTEQSLRDLIARYSD
- a CDS encoding NAD(P)/FAD-dependent oxidoreductase, translating into MTEHVVIVGGGTGGTVLANDLADRLDSELDAGDVRVTLVNDDPDHVYKPVWLYVPFDKREPTDGRRRLGELVDDAVDLRIDRVTDIDTDGQRLRFRGATSPIEYDYLVLATGSTLEPDQIPGLAEGGHNYYSESGATDLREELLEFTEGELVLSVIGTPHMCPAAPLEFVFMADDWFRKRGLREDVDITYTYPIQRVHGNPHIAEWAQPIMEERDIQVETFFNAESVDPEAETITSMEGTELDYDLLVTIPPHGGVDLIEEAGLGDDGWVDVDKHTLEAEAAENVYALGDTADTGVPNAGSVAHYQAGVVGQRLASEIRGLPATATYDGKTLCFIETGMDAASFVEFDYETPPSPAPPSEKLHWSKLAYNESYWLTARGLL
- a CDS encoding DUF1641 domain-containing protein, whose protein sequence is MSDQQSPERSELEAAIEQNPEAVAEFVDHLDAVNELLNVLSLGESALDDEMVRELSATGSTLAESADGLATDETVALAETVGENGDELRDALDTLLALQRSGTLDELAELAEVGSLATAALDDEMVTSLAGTGAALSEVAQTASDDDTRDGIERLLESVGEAERNSPEQVGAVGLLRGLRDPDVQYGLGYLLALAGALGRAQSTEESR
- a CDS encoding class I SAM-dependent methyltransferase; this encodes MDRFQNTGQPDWDWWSRLWPTPGATLRKLGLASGESVAEVGCGSGYFALPAARIVEPESVFAIDLDASLLAELAELAEQQDIENVVLIHGDARNLTEVLPEPVTTLVVANTFHGVDDQSGLVEQAFEAIESDGRLIVINWHERPRETTTVGGEPRGPPTELRMTPGETEDAVLSAAPFERDRQVELPPYHYALVFER
- a CDS encoding aminotransferase class V-fold PLP-dependent enzyme — encoded protein: MNPRELRADTPALHEDVYMNFGAHGPSPQYVVEAADEFVRSHEYETSTRNDPYEVAFDAYDRVRERVATFVGGDDDEIALTESTTAGINAVANAIDWEPGDTVVRTDLEHPAGTLPWQRLEQEGVDVRVVETERGRVDRDAFAEAVDGAKLACFSAVTWTHGTRLPVGDLVDIAHQAGAFALVDAVQVPGQLPMDVGEWGADAVAAAGHKWLLGLWGGGFLYVDRNAAEALRPATVGYRSVETPTADPYEFAAGARRFEVGSSNPAPHVALGEAIDAINEVGVDRIADRSQQLAGQLADGVPEDRLLSPSDPESGLVTIDVDDPEATVDRLASEGIVVRALPTPDAVRASVHAVNTHAEIEKLLDALESEWS
- a CDS encoding sulfurtransferase TusA family protein codes for the protein MTDIEPDDTVDARGAACPGPLMDLIGTIRSAESGDVIRLLSDNDQSLTDVPEWVEEAGNELLTVEERDDHNAFYVEKA